Within the Candidatus Saccharibacteria bacterium genome, the region GAGTAATGCCGAACACAATCATGGGCTATTAAAATCTAGCCTCTTGCTCTCTGAAATCCGTGTCGATGGGGGTCCCAGTATCAAACGTTATCGACCCCGTGCAAGAGGGATGTCCAATGCAATCAGGCGACCCACTTCTCATCTTCTGATCAACCTATCTATGCCTACTGTCAAGAAACCAAAGACAACCAAGCAATCAGCGGAGGTTAAGAATGTCTAGAAAAATCAACCCTACTAGTTTTCGTTTGACTGTTAATAAG harbors:
- a CDS encoding 50S ribosomal protein L22; amino-acid sequence: SNAEHNHGLLKSSLLLSEIRVDGGPSIKRYRPRARGMSNAIRRPTSHLLINLSMPTVKKPKTTKQSAEVKNV